A genomic segment from Aegilops tauschii subsp. strangulata cultivar AL8/78 chromosome 1, Aet v6.0, whole genome shotgun sequence encodes:
- the LOC109751288 gene encoding COP9 signalosome complex subunit 4 isoform X2 — translation MEETGSNITTNQLKEYVWKTLKSGKVVVIREKLAELYESEQQWLRAAQMLSGIDLDSGIRMLDDTNKLSKCVQIARLYLEDDDDAVNAEAFINKASFWVTNSNQEILNLQYKVCYARILDLKRKFLEAAL, via the exons ATGGAAGAGACTGGGAGTAACATTACAACCAACCAACTTAAAGAATATGTATGGAAGACACTGAAGAGTGGAAAG GTTGTAGTGATTAGAGAGAAGCTTGCAGAACTGTATGAATCTGAACAACAATGGTTGAGAGCAGCACAAATGCTTAGTGGCATTGACTTGGACTCAGGAATCAG GATGCTTGATGACACGAACAAATTATCCAAGTGCGTCCAGATTGCACGACTCTATTTGGAG GATGATGATGATGCAGTGAATGCTGAAGCCTTTATCAACAAAGCCTCGTTTTGGGTCACAAACAGCAACCAGGAAATTCTGAACTTACAATACAAG GTCTGCTATGCGAGAATTTTAGATCTAAAGCGTAAATTCTTGGAAGCTGCACTTTGA
- the LOC109751288 gene encoding uncharacterized protein isoform X3: MSHWLFIVLLRTLMGCVCIQCSMDQQNGLIARWTYRQAMSREREAWTMEEEHALINAHRVYGNKWAEIAKVLPRMNRVLLFVLRFFSPIAKVKDDKPSGLLDLQDTQNHRHRLGSDERQPLLST, encoded by the exons ATGTCACATTGGCTCTTTATTGTGTTGCTAAGGACACTAATGGGTTGTGTTTGCATACAATGCAG TATGGACCAACAAAATGGTCTCATTGCAAGGTGGACGTATAGGCAAGCAATGTCAAGAGAG AGAGAAGCTTGGACTATGGAGGAGGAACATGCACTGATTAATGCCCATCGGGTATATGGGAATAAATGGGCAGAAATAGCAAAAGTTCTTCCTAGAAT GAATCGAGTACTTCTATTTGTTCTCAGGTTCTTCTCACCTATAGCTAAAGTCAAAGACGACAAACCAAGTGGATTATTGGACTTGCAAGATACACAGAATCATCG CCATCGGCTTGGAAGCGACGAGAGGCAACCACTGTTGTCAACTTGA
- the LOC109751288 gene encoding uncharacterized protein isoform X1 → MSHWLFIVLLRTLMGCVCIQCSMDQQNGLIARWTYRQAMSREREAWTMEEEHALINAHRVYGNKWAEIAKVLPRMNRVLLFVLRFFSPIAKVKDDKPSGLLDLQDTQNHRLAIGLEATRGNHCCQLETYNLLGTKI, encoded by the exons ATGTCACATTGGCTCTTTATTGTGTTGCTAAGGACACTAATGGGTTGTGTTTGCATACAATGCAG TATGGACCAACAAAATGGTCTCATTGCAAGGTGGACGTATAGGCAAGCAATGTCAAGAGAG AGAGAAGCTTGGACTATGGAGGAGGAACATGCACTGATTAATGCCCATCGGGTATATGGGAATAAATGGGCAGAAATAGCAAAAGTTCTTCCTAGAAT GAATCGAGTACTTCTATTTGTTCTCAGGTTCTTCTCACCTATAGCTAAAGTCAAAGACGACAAACCAAGTGGATTATTGGACTTGCAAGATACACAGAATCATCG GCTAGCCATCGGCTTGGAAGCGACGAGAGGCAACCACTGTTGTCAACTTGAAACGTATAATCTTTTAG GAACGAAGATCTGA